A genomic stretch from Candidatus Kapaibacterium thiocyanatum includes:
- a CDS encoding tRNA (N6-threonylcarbamoyladenosine(37)-N6)-methyltransferase TrmO → MLTLEPIGIVHSPYVSKYDAPRQPGVDDRRHEAVVELMAGRNFEQALEDMAGIERIWIVSWFHRATTWKPKVLPPRSTHKRGLFATRSPHRPNPIGLSVARIVAIDGLRITIAETDLLDGTPVLDIKPYIPYADSFPGSAAGWVDDDVRSAVFDVHVDHDVHVMAPADVLDHARRVLALDPDPHPYRRTSMLPDGRRMLAIRQWRLIYVVDGHDVHIKAIVIGDSNDEMP, encoded by the coding sequence ATGCTGACGCTCGAACCGATCGGTATCGTCCATAGTCCCTATGTCTCCAAGTACGATGCCCCACGCCAGCCCGGTGTGGACGACAGACGTCATGAAGCCGTCGTCGAACTGATGGCGGGCAGGAACTTCGAACAGGCCCTTGAGGACATGGCCGGCATCGAGCGGATATGGATCGTGAGCTGGTTCCACCGTGCCACGACGTGGAAACCCAAGGTCCTGCCTCCACGAAGCACGCACAAGCGTGGGCTCTTTGCCACACGGTCGCCGCACAGACCCAATCCCATCGGTCTCTCGGTGGCACGCATCGTGGCCATCGACGGGCTTCGCATCACCATCGCGGAGACGGATCTGCTCGACGGAACTCCGGTGCTCGACATCAAGCCCTATATCCCGTATGCCGACTCTTTTCCCGGCAGTGCTGCGGGATGGGTCGACGATGACGTCCGCTCGGCGGTCTTCGACGTCCATGTCGATCATGATGTCCATGTCATGGCTCCGGCCGATGTCCTCGATCATGCCCGGCGAGTCCTCGCGCTGGACCCCGATCCGCATCCCTACAGACGTACGTCGATGCTGCCCGACGGACGGCGCATGCTCGCCATCCGGCAATGGAGGCTCATCTACGTCGTCGATGGCCACGACGTCCATATCAAGGCCATCGTCATAGGGGATTCCAATGACGAGATGCCGTAA
- a CDS encoding methionine synthase — translation MSDIRSLLAQRILLLDGAMGTMIQRLQLEEDDFRGSRFADHRHPLKGNNDLLVLTQPDAIRSIHLEYFEAGSDIVETNTFNSNRIAQADYGMEDLVVEMNRAAVRLAREAADEMMRRMPDRPRFVAGAVGPTNKTLSLSPDVNDPGFRAASFREMCDVYKEQIVALAEGGVDLLLIETIYDTLNAKAAVKAFAELCDDMTLDAELRKRLNDLPVMLSGTIVDQSGRTLSGQTTSAFWVSLAHTRNLLSIGLNCALGSAMMRPYIEELSELATTFVSLYPNAGLPNAMGGYDETPAFMAQQARDYAEAGFLNILGGCCGTTPDHIRAMAEAVADMAPRSVRERPPLLTLSGLEPLVIRPETNFVNVGERTNVTGSRAFAKLILNNDYEKALDVARQQVENGAQIIDVNMDEGMLDSEAAMQRFMQLIAAEPDISRVPVMIDSSKWSVIEAGLECLQGKGIVNSLSMKDGEDEFKRRARVCRDYGAAVIIMAFDENGQADTFERRIEICERAYRILTEEVGFPPQDIIFDPNILTVGTGIEEHNNYAVDYLRATHWIKEHLPLAKVSGGVSNISFSFRGNEPVRRAMHTAFLYHAIQAGMDMGIVNAGQVDVYDEISKDLLEHVEDVLLNRRADATERMLVFAETVKVADKAVEKDEAWRSGTVQQRLKHALVKGITEFIDADIEEARVAYGRPIAVIEGPLMDGMNEVGDLFGAGKMFLPQVVKSARVMKKAVAYLTPFMEEEKRLAGQSSQKPTGTVVLATVKGDVHDIGKNIVGVVLGCNNYRVIDLGVMVPTDKILETVVSENADVLGLSGLITPSLDEMIHVAKEMERRHMDVPLLIGGATTSRMHTAVKIAPSYSGSVVHVLDASRAVPVAGNFINDELRDPFARQMKEEYLRLREDYARRHDDKQYLTYQQAKDNAKAVSFDTYRPTAPRTPGVTAFDDVPLGTLRKYIDWTPFFQSWELRGKYPDIFEDRTVGSEARKLFEDANRLLDGIVRERSIRARAVTGLFPASSTGEDIVVYENEERNAVRATLHMLRQQSKKAAGIPNQSLADLLANTDQGIADWMGAFIVTAGDGVSELCAKYEKDHDDYSSIMIKALADRLAEACAEWLHEQVRKDLWGYASSEDLTNEDLVRESYQGIRPAPGYPACPDHTEKKTLFALFDGEGDAGVRLTESFAMMPAASVSGWYFAHPDAKYFAVNKVLKDQVEDYARRKGMALEECERWLSPILGYDA, via the coding sequence ATGTCAGACATACGTTCGCTACTCGCACAGCGCATCCTGTTGCTGGATGGTGCCATGGGTACCATGATCCAGCGCCTTCAACTGGAAGAGGATGATTTCCGGGGTTCACGGTTCGCCGATCATCGGCATCCCCTCAAGGGTAACAACGACCTCCTGGTGTTGACGCAACCCGATGCCATACGCTCCATCCACCTGGAGTACTTCGAGGCCGGCTCCGATATCGTAGAAACGAATACCTTCAACAGCAATAGGATCGCCCAGGCGGACTACGGCATGGAGGACCTCGTCGTCGAGATGAATCGCGCCGCCGTGCGACTGGCACGGGAGGCAGCCGACGAGATGATGCGCCGGATGCCGGATCGGCCGCGTTTCGTGGCGGGTGCCGTCGGCCCGACGAACAAGACCCTGTCGCTGTCGCCCGACGTGAACGATCCCGGTTTTCGTGCGGCATCGTTCAGGGAGATGTGCGACGTCTACAAGGAACAGATCGTCGCCCTCGCCGAGGGTGGTGTGGATCTGCTGCTGATCGAAACGATCTACGATACGCTGAACGCCAAAGCCGCCGTGAAGGCATTCGCTGAACTGTGCGATGACATGACGCTCGATGCGGAACTGCGGAAACGTCTGAACGACCTGCCCGTCATGCTCAGCGGTACCATCGTGGACCAGAGTGGGCGGACCCTGTCCGGACAGACGACCTCCGCGTTCTGGGTTTCGCTGGCCCACACCCGTAACCTGCTGAGCATCGGCCTCAATTGCGCACTGGGCTCGGCGATGATGCGGCCTTATATCGAAGAACTGTCCGAGCTGGCTACGACCTTCGTCTCGCTCTATCCCAATGCCGGTCTGCCCAATGCGATGGGCGGTTACGACGAGACTCCGGCCTTCATGGCCCAGCAGGCTCGCGACTATGCCGAAGCGGGCTTCCTCAATATCCTCGGCGGTTGCTGCGGTACGACGCCGGATCATATCCGAGCGATGGCGGAAGCCGTGGCGGACATGGCTCCACGCAGCGTCCGGGAACGTCCGCCCCTCCTCACCCTGTCCGGTCTCGAACCTCTCGTCATACGTCCCGAAACCAACTTCGTGAACGTCGGCGAACGGACGAACGTCACGGGCTCGCGTGCTTTCGCCAAGCTCATCCTGAACAACGACTACGAGAAGGCTCTCGACGTGGCCCGTCAGCAGGTCGAGAACGGGGCTCAGATCATCGACGTGAACATGGACGAAGGGATGCTCGATTCCGAAGCCGCCATGCAGCGGTTCATGCAGCTCATCGCCGCGGAACCGGATATCTCGCGCGTGCCCGTCATGATCGACTCATCGAAGTGGAGCGTCATCGAAGCAGGTCTGGAATGCCTGCAGGGCAAGGGTATCGTGAATTCGCTGTCGATGAAGGACGGAGAAGATGAATTCAAGCGTCGTGCCCGCGTCTGTCGCGACTACGGCGCCGCCGTCATCATCATGGCGTTCGACGAGAATGGCCAGGCCGACACCTTCGAACGCCGTATCGAGATCTGCGAACGTGCCTATCGTATCCTGACGGAGGAAGTCGGCTTCCCGCCGCAGGACATCATCTTCGATCCCAACATCCTCACGGTCGGTACGGGTATCGAGGAACACAACAACTATGCCGTCGACTATCTCCGCGCCACGCATTGGATCAAGGAGCATCTGCCCCTCGCCAAGGTGTCGGGCGGAGTCAGTAACATCTCCTTCTCGTTCCGCGGCAACGAACCGGTACGCCGTGCCATGCATACGGCCTTCCTCTATCATGCCATCCAGGCAGGGATGGACATGGGCATCGTCAATGCCGGCCAGGTCGATGTCTACGACGAGATCTCGAAGGACCTGCTCGAACACGTGGAAGACGTGCTCCTGAACCGCCGCGCGGATGCCACGGAACGGATGCTGGTCTTCGCCGAAACGGTGAAGGTGGCCGACAAGGCTGTGGAGAAGGACGAGGCCTGGCGTTCGGGAACGGTGCAACAGCGCCTGAAACATGCTCTCGTCAAGGGCATCACCGAATTCATCGACGCGGACATCGAAGAAGCCCGCGTCGCCTATGGACGCCCCATCGCCGTGATCGAAGGACCGTTGATGGACGGCATGAACGAGGTAGGTGACCTGTTCGGCGCGGGAAAGATGTTCCTGCCCCAGGTCGTGAAGTCGGCTCGCGTCATGAAGAAAGCCGTGGCCTACCTGACACCGTTCATGGAAGAAGAGAAGCGCCTTGCCGGACAGTCTTCTCAGAAGCCTACGGGAACGGTCGTGCTCGCAACAGTGAAAGGAGACGTTCACGACATCGGAAAGAACATCGTCGGCGTCGTTCTCGGCTGCAACAACTACCGTGTCATCGATCTCGGCGTGATGGTGCCCACCGACAAGATCCTGGAGACCGTCGTATCCGAGAATGCCGATGTGCTCGGCCTCTCGGGACTGATCACACCGTCGCTCGACGAGATGATCCACGTGGCGAAGGAGATGGAACGGAGACACATGGACGTCCCGCTCCTGATCGGAGGTGCCACCACCTCCCGTATGCATACGGCCGTCAAGATCGCACCTTCCTACAGCGGTTCCGTTGTCCATGTCCTCGACGCATCGCGGGCGGTGCCCGTCGCAGGCAACTTCATCAACGACGAACTGCGCGATCCGTTCGCACGCCAGATGAAGGAGGAATATCTTCGGCTGCGCGAGGACTATGCCCGACGTCATGACGACAAGCAGTACCTGACCTATCAGCAGGCGAAGGACAATGCGAAGGCCGTATCGTTCGATACGTACCGTCCGACGGCACCCCGCACGCCAGGCGTCACCGCCTTCGACGACGTTCCGCTCGGGACCTTGAGGAAGTACATCGACTGGACGCCATTCTTCCAGTCATGGGAGCTGCGCGGCAAGTATCCCGATATCTTCGAGGACAGGACCGTCGGCTCCGAAGCCAGGAAGCTCTTCGAGGATGCGAACAGGCTGCTCGATGGAATCGTCCGCGAGCGTTCCATCCGCGCGCGCGCGGTAACCGGACTCTTCCCGGCCTCATCGACGGGAGAAGATATCGTCGTTTATGAAAACGAAGAACGTAACGCAGTGCGTGCGACGCTGCACATGCTGCGCCAGCAGTCCAAGAAAGCGGCAGGCATTCCCAATCAGAGCCTTGCGGACCTCCTGGCCAATACGGATCAGGGTATCGCGGACTGGATGGGAGCCTTCATCGTCACCGCAGGTGACGGTGTGAGCGAGCTTTGCGCGAAGTACGAGAAGGATCATGACGACTACAGTTCGATCATGATCAAGGCTCTCGCCGATCGTCTCGCGGAAGCCTGTGCTGAGTGGCTGCACGAACAGGTGCGCAAGGATCTGTGGGGCTATGCCTCATCCGAAGATCTCACCAACGAGGACCTCGTCCGCGAGTCGTATCAAGGGATCCGTCCCGCACCGGGCTATCCTGCCTGCCCCGATCACACGGAAAAGAAGACGTTGTTCGCCTTGTTCGATGGTGAAGGGGATGCCGGAGTTCGCCTGACCGAGTCGTTCGCGATGATGCCTGCCGCGAGTGTGAGCGGGTGGTATTTCGCTCATCCGGACGCGAAGTACTTCGCCGTCAACAAGGTCCTGAAGGATCAGGTGGAAGACTATGCACGACGCAAGGGCATGGCTCTCGAAGAATGCGAACGCTGGCTCTCGCCGATTCTCGGATACGACGCATGA